A genomic window from Lotus japonicus ecotype B-129 chromosome 1, LjGifu_v1.2 includes:
- the LOC130733778 gene encoding transcription factor MYB98-like: MDLETKLRENYVSQPFGVPSSQGIFLHDFHQIDHQFQHGNNGSSSNPIQTPNFDPCGNFNYQCSPVGFDNAYHELKPFVDQNSGSGHAHVMDNFLYGGFGFNLPQRNQLDMMVANQSYFQLNPQEIIKPVNFVVPDEVSGISSVNYSKRDVMNKNNRAYPITRRSYKVRKKSNIVKGQWTAEEDGLLIQLVEQYGLRKWSHIAQILPGRIGKQCRERWHNHLRPDIKKDTWSDEEDKILIQAHSEIGNKWAEIAKRLPGRTENSIKNHWNATKRRQYSKRKCRSKYPRGTLLQEYIKSLNLDKNPPIDYRRRSSANAIAMKNKIGSNSKVASAPQQARPQETDQFCLAPNCDFNEVPDFCFDENLFEEGCSIDSLLMDEKEFEGKMQCVPTMEGKDCDQGGTSVVNLIETEMPMDIMESMLGVEVKKEMDLVEMMSQVNGTVQ, encoded by the exons aTGGATCTTGAGACAAAGCTCAGAGAAAACTATGTCTCACAACCTTTTGGGGTTCCCTCATCTCAGGGGATATTCCTGCATGATTTTCACCAGATTGATCATCAATTTCAACATGGGAATAATGGTTCCTCATCCAATCCCATTCAAACACCAAATTTTGACCCTTGTGGTAATTTTAACTATCAATGTTCACCAGTAGGTTTTGATAATGCTTATCATGAGTTGAAGCCTTTTGTGGATCAGAATAGTGGCAGTGGTCATGCTCATGTTATGGACAATTTCCTATATGGAGGTTTTGGCTTCAATCTCCCTCAGAGGAATCAACTGGATATGATGGTAGCAAACCAAAGTTATTTTCAACTTAATCCTCAAGAAATAATCAAGCCTGTGAATTTTGTTGTACCAGATGAAGTCTCAGGCATATCATCAGTGAATTATAGCAAAAGAGATGTCATGAACAAAAACAATAGGGCATATCCAATAACTAGAAGGTCATACAAAGTTCGCAAGAAGTCCAACATAGTAAAGGGGCAATGGACAGCAGAAGAAGATGG GTTGTTGATTCAGCTGGTTGAACAATATGGATTGAGGAAGTGGTCCCATATTGCTCAGATATTGCCTGGAAGAATAGGAAAACAGTGCAGAGAGAGATGGCATAACCATCTAAGGCCTGATATCAAG AAGGACACATGGAGTGATGAAGAGGACAAGATACTGATCCAAGCTCATTCAGAGATAGGAAACAAATGGGCAGAGATTGCAAAAAGATTGCCAGGAAGAACAGAAAACTCAATAAAAAACCACTGGAATGCAACCAAGAGAAGGCAATATTCCAAAAGAAAGTGTCGTTCAAAGTACCCCAGAGGCACTCTTCTTCAAGAATACATCAAGAGCCTGAACCTTGACAAAAATCCACCAATAGATTATAGAAGAAGATCTTCAGCAAATGCTATTGccatgaaaaacaaaattggtaGTAATAGCAAAGTAGCATCAGCACCACAACAAGCTCGGCCTCAGGAAACAGATCAATTTTGTTTGGCACCGAATTGCGATTTCAACGAGGTCCCGGATTTTTGTTTTGATGAAAATTTGTTTGAAGAAGGGTGCAGCATTGATTCTCTGCTCATGGATGAGAaagaatttgaaggaaaaatgcAATGTGTTCCTACTATGGAAGGAAAAGATTGTGATCAGGGAGGAACCAGTGTTGTTAATCTTATTGAGACAGAGATGCCAATGGATATTATGGAATCCATGCTTGGGGTTGAAGTTAAGAAAGAGATGGATTTAGTGGAGATGATGTCTCAAGTTAATGGCACAGTTCAATAG